GAGAAATTCACCTCCCattgcatataaaatgcaatatccTTAAGCTATGCATTCATGGAGACACTTAACATTAAAAATCTAAGAATAATCTTTTTGGAGAGATACACTGGGAGTTTTTAGGGAATATAATATCTCGCATTAAATATCATGTTGTCTTGTTCATTGGGCAAACTTTAGGGTAAAGGTAAACAATTTGTTGGCTCTTGAGTTTGCTATTGAGCTATACACATTCTGGATACTATCACAAGTAAAAGTTATTTTCTAACGAGAAGCGGCCTAtagctttttttttacaataatatgTTGAATAGTCGGAGTTGAAACTCCGGTCatccacttatccactttaaaggtggaatttctagttactagactacttaacaaaaatttaaaaatatgttgaagatatatgttttttcttttttttttaacagcaaatatattattacccaggtctctgcacaagacgaaaaAGACCGGTATAAAAGTAACTACATAACAAGGCGCTGTATATATGCGGAACGCCGAAAAtaaacaccaaaacaaacacCAGCTAAAAGAGGTCCACCTCCTAAACCCAAAAATAGAAAGGCACCAGAAGACACCAACTCAGCCCCAAAAGTTGCCACTAGATCGACTCTAACCCCCGATCTCGAATAAAAAATGATCGACCCatcaaaatctaaaaaacaaCTCCTACAGCCTAAAAGCTGATGAGACAACGGATAGACAGACAAGTCTCAGCTCGAAGACACCCTACATTCTAGACGACGACAAAGGCAACACACGCGATAGCAACCGGAAGAACAGTCTCAGCTCGCAGACCACCTCAAAACAGTGAAACATCGACGCAGAAGAGGTCAACCAGAAACACAAgaaacctgcaaatctcaacagatttggacACCAACAGAGACTCAAAAAGaatcctgcaaatctcaactGATTTGGAAAGCGGTCAGAGAATCAAGTATCCTAGAAAACCACTACACACGGCATCAACCAAATATCAGCGACGCCAGAACTAAAACGCCACCCATCACCACCATACGCCCCAACCCCATCAGAACATCACCTCACCTCACCAAAACCAGCCACCGGAAAAGCAGaagaaaacatgaaaaataagGACACAAACCAGAGAAGAAGAACACGCCAGCGCTGATTCTGACAAGGTGGTGCAGAGGGATGACTGCATCCTCATTGCACCACCACCACACGagtcttttttttgttataatctATTTATCTCACTAAATGTCTAGATCTAAAGATCTTCACAGTTGATGAAGCATAATCATTTCTCAAATTAAACGTGTTCTGATAGGTATTTCTGATACTGACACGACATTGATACGTATTATTTACTAGACAACgacatcaaacaaacaaaactgaCATAATGGACAAAGAAGTATGGAGTGACACGGGAAATACTGTTAAGCAACAGCACAACGTTGGAGAGAAGCAACGCCATAAACATCAGTAcatttcatctttttcttttgaaactTAAAGCATAGTTTATATTGTAGGTATCTTAGTTTTATTTAAGGATTTAgccaaatatatttttcaaaaaattatacattatCAAACACTTTACTTCTAAAGTTGCATTGTTAAACTTTTTATGCTTCTTGTTTATATAGAAATAGAATTCAGATATTCCTCTTAATATTTTGCTCTCTTATCAACATAAATGtatgtaaaaagtaaaaacactAGCAAACAGCAAACGTTAATTACTACATTAATATAAGTAactacaaatataatttttttgaagaactACAAATATAATTATTGCTGCTAGCAGTGCAGCACTCTACTTGCAAATATATGATGATTACTAATACTGACTTTACATTATAGGTTAATATAATACAACATTTAAACAAAACTTTTCATCAATACACTACAAAATCTCACTCACCACTCTGCAACTGTTAATATCTTACTGGTTGAACTCAAATCTGTGACTCTGACATAATATACAATGTACATGGCCGTTAATCCAagcaatttttgaatttttatggATACTTACTAAACCATCTTCTGGATTGCAATCTCTTTGGCAGAAGTTGCTAATCGGCAGAATACTTTGAGATTATGCCCTAATTTCTCCTGAGAAAACAAGCAAACATAATGTAAGATAATGAAAATACATTCCTTTAACTGTTAACTGAGATCTCAGGAGTATTAAAACACATCCCTAAACCCCCAACATATAGTAGCAAAGCAAAGAAATTGCCTTCTTATGTCGAGGTTAATAGAAAATACATAAATCACAAACTCATTTATTTGATGAATCTGATCAAACAATATCAGTATTATGTCATCTTTGTAGGTCAAAGAGAGTGGAGTCTAAGATTAAGATACAGCTTAGATGTAAATTTTTCAAGGATACTATATAATACTAACATTTTTCATTTAAGGAAAAGTTTCTACattatatacatgtaaatcttgCAGACAAGGGCATATTAAGAATTTCAAGAACAAATATAAATCTATTAGAATGTTAAGTAGGATTACTCAATAGTTGCTGAGGCCCATACCTCACTTAGCGACTCAAGTCGTTCAAGGGTTGGAACTAACTGTCCACATAACAAAGCAAAGTCCTGTTGTGGATCATACGTTGCACCATATGTAATTGTTTTTGTGGTCATGGTAGATTCAAATGCATCAGAGCTGCCAAAAGATGCAAAAATTAGCCTAAAGAGAGAACAAGGCATACTTTCTACAACAAAATCTAATTGTTTATATTACAATATAGGACTCGGTgtctattttttcttcatttagtTTAGCCATAAAAAAAAACGCAAGATTGTACAGAGATTTTATAGCTTCATTTACAACAGTGTTCTTATCTCATGAAACTTAATGCCTTACCAATCCTGAAGGTGGATGAGGAATATATTTAGCACATGTTCAGAGAGCGGGAGCAATAAAACAATCAGCTGATCCGTACAAGAAACCACTCGACACATCTCTACCATTGCTATGTATCTCCTGTAAAACAAGTTAAAAAAATCAGAGTGAATTTTACGGAAAGGGAAGATGTGAGGAATTCAGGGAACACCATAATACAATTAATAGCAGATATACAGAGCACATGGTCATTGTGCTCTAGAATTGAAGcctttttttttgataagataGAATTGAAGCCTTTAAACAAATGAAATAACCATTAAGTTACAATCAGCTAAGATCATCGAGATAGATGAACTAACAACTGGATTTTAGCATCCAATTCATACAAAAATTCAGCAATTAATTTTCCATGAAGTGGGAACTGAGAACTTCACAAAATAGCAAAGAGTGTAATTGCTGCAGGTTTTTGTTATGAATGTACATTCTGAAGACTATATAGTAGCTAGACCCCGTTATTTGAAACAGAAATTTACGTCAAGAGCCCTCTGCGTAGAGTCTAGATAATGCTCTGGCCCATTAAGTTATTTAGAAAATGACAGGAAAATCAATTTCTAACCCCTTGGGCTTCAATGCTCAGGTACTATATATAGTTTTCCACCTCAGATGGTTTTATATTTAACAATTTAGATGTAACTGCCAGATGAACCAATTAACCCAGGAGAATAATCATGTCGAAAACTTTGGTGTATATAAAAACTCAACTATTATGAAAATATAGCTATTTATAATaacatttatattaaaaaacatattaaaattcTCACTAGGTCCGAGACCTTGAGAACTCTAGGACTGAAAAAAATAAGCTTCAGCAATCTACATATCAAGGTTAAAAGTTGAGTTATGTTCAGGAAAAGAACCACACAATAATCAACTATTCAAATGCAAACCAATTTAGCTGTAGTATTACagcagttttttattttatttagacaaaCATAATAATGTTTCCTTCCAATTTCCTGGAACACAGACAACATCTAGGAGTTAAAATTAATGTAAAcaaaaacatcaacaacaattcaCTTTGcacatttgaattttaaaatatgtttatttttggATTACTAGAAAAGCAGTTTTATGATCAACCTTTTTTGTATGTTATCAGAAGATGAAACAGATTCTTGCCGGACACACATACTGATGATTTCATCCACCTCCTGCCTTGACAGTTCATTAATGTCTCGAATCTGCAAAAACACATGTGTTATGTTTACTCAtaaatcaatattaatattaaatatctGACGATGAAAGCCAAAAgacaaaataattttcaattttcacctTATTCAGTAATAAGGATTTCTCCTCAGCTGCCCTTTCAAGTGCATTTGTAGCTGAAGTGAGTAGAGAATTAAGCAAGCTCAATGTAGGTTGTTGAAATCCAACAGAAGTAGGGTAATTGGAGGAGGCATCAGAAGACTGCGACATCATATTacaagaaaaatattagtttaaaaatataaagttaGACAAGATGAAGAgggaaaagaggtcaaaatcaTTATTAAACTACCTCGTTTATATGAAAAACATACCTGTAATCTCAAGGATTTCTTTGTGACAAGAAAATATAAGTAAGAGCTCAGACTGAAGCACAACTTAAATATCTGTAGCTCTGAACTTCTCTGATTCTGAACACCAGAAGATTAGGATTATTATTATGTATACATAATGCCAGAACATCTCTTTTGATAAATGTGAATTCAGAAAACTGCAAACTTGCCTCAGGGGACACTCTTGATCGAGGAAAACCTAGAACCTTCGAGTTTGAGTCACGAGAGAAAAGAACATTCATCAAACCAAAAAGCCCTTGAACAAAACCATGCTCATCACTCTCTTCATATGGCCAAACCTATcacataaaaatcaaaatgtaaAGCAAGTaagcaacaaacaaaaaagaccCAAGTGTAATTGGAAGCCTTTATGCATTGGAAGTAGCAATACAACACCATGGTGCACAGACTCAAAATAATGTTGAAGCTCGTGAAATGTAAATTCCCAAAGCATTTTTTGCAGGAAACCTCATTAATTAGGACCTTTGCCATCCCATTGCAGCTCATGAAATGTAACTtcccaaagttttttttttgtaggaaatcGCATAATTAAGACTTTACCATCCCAATGCCTCCAAAGAGTATCCACACAAGCTTAGGTTTTTTGGACCTAACATGAGACTAATCTATGTTCCGGTCCTTAAGTCACAACTAAAGGCTCTTCGCCCTTCCCAAAGTGTGTGTATGCAGGATATTGACCCACAGTCCCGCACAAGTTCAACGCTGCTTAACCACTCATTGGGTTATTTCGAAAGCACTTGACAGCGTATCAGTTACTGAAAAATAAACTATCAGTTGTCCGCATCTAGACCCTAGACCTACAGAAGATAGAGAAGTGAGCTTCCTAAAGCCAGTAGAAAGTTGATATggacttaaaaattataagatatCCGATTCCCACATCGAGTAGTACGAGATACTCGGTGGAGTATTTAAGCGGCTTAGTTCATTTCCCTTAAAGGATGGCTCCCCAAGTGCTTGGATACTTATCAATTGGGATCGAAGTCTAGATGTCGGTGGCTAAGAATGGGCTGACCAGAAAGGCATGTAAAGTGTCGTATATGCCAAGACATCAACTCTCAAGGACTCAAATATATTGGGGTACCAAGTCCCACATTGAGTAATATACGATAAATGGAAGAGCGTTTAAGTGATTTGGTTCTTCCCCTTAATAGCTAGtttttaaaaacaaagaaatgacTGAACTAAACGATACCTTGCTCAGAATACCAACAACAAGATTGATCTGCTCCATTCTTAATTCATCCGCTTCAGCAATTTCTAAACGGAGAACTTGATCAAAGAGTGATTGATGACCTTTGACAAAATCAACCACTTCAcgaacaattttgtttttcacctatattttttaaaacagaAACATGTACACAATATTCATCAATGTTCACACAATAGCATGAGGTCAATTCAAGACTGAAACAAGTTGTTGGAACAACAACAACCCAGACCAAGTAAACTACAAGCCAACAAACATGTAATTATTAGCTAGAAGTAATTTTATTCCGAAATATGGTCTTTCACGTCTAATTTTAATGGCTAGGAGGCATGAGAATGCAATATAGCCGGAGATAAAACTTCTAGAGCTTACAGTCGTATTAAAACATGTGTTTTATAAACAGTATTACATCACAGTTGTCAGGGGAGGAAGAAAATTTCATAGAAGATACTTTAGTAAACAATTGAAAAAGGAACAAAACCAACCTCCATATAATCTGATGTATCAACCAACGAAGTTAATGAGAAGACTAATCTCAAGACCGGAGTTATAATCATCCGTTGTCTATCAATATCCACAGCCATATCCCTCCTAAGTCTTGTCTCAACCCATCTTAATCCTCCCTGTAAATTCTGTAGCTTCAGTAAAGGTTAggttaaatgaaaataaaatgtgaTAGTCTTAAGGAAAATAATCAGTCACCTGCAAATTGGTTGCCCTGCCTGATGAAAGATGTTCCAATATGCCCATGGTAAATAGTACCTGTGCTCCAGATTTCCCATATTTGTGACTGATTCTTAGTAGAACAGCAAGTACAGCCTCAAACGTACATGCCCTCTGCAAAGAGTCAAGTGAGAGACCACCATCCtttaatcaaacaaataaatcaaatcaGTATCATCATATACATGAGATCGGAaattttaatgaatataaacaccgatgatttgattttttttcaatggTGTACCTAATTTATCTTGATAATTACTGTAATTAGCATTTGATTTGCACAGTTTGTATTTCAGATTTTATTTCCTTAACTCTTCAATCAGAATAAATTTGTTAGAACATATATCTTTATCAATTTCAATACTTTGAAATTAAGGCATTCCTCTTCATCTTTATTTAGTGTTTCAAGTTGTACCATCAGAACCAAAAGAAACATAAAAGattaaattatatgaaaaatcTATTGTATAACATTACAAACTATTCACAACTGTGAAACGAAAAAAGACAAGGTAATTTTTAAATAGAAGGAATTGTTTATGGGAGGCAGAACAAACACCTGATTGGAAATATTGCTTATGGCATTAAGGCAAGACCTTAAAAATCCCCTGCTTTGAAGTTGGCTCAAGAAATATCGCTCATGATCTATACAAATCAACGCATCAAGAACATAGAGTGATATTGTTTTTCCAGGTTCACTGCCATGGGTTGCGTCCTTTATGACcttcaatttcaaattatttaaaaCTGTAATTAATTGACTTGCCaatattcataaaaatataaaaaaataaatgcatCAAAATGAATctaataattaatgaaaaacaaaccaaacaaTAACATGGATAGCACCTGGAAACAACAAAACCATAATATCTTGTGGATAAGAAAGATCTAATAAAGAGTTGGGAAAAAAATTCTAGCCTAACATGAGAATAGAATATAAACTCACAATTAACCAAGACACTTCACCGCAAAATAAACAGAAACATCCCActtatattttatgtcaattaaATCAGAATATCGCAAGCATGCGACTGCTATTCTGACCAGTAGTAAACAACTCTAACAAGTTACAACCTACCACTTCGCAAATAAATAGTTGTAAACTGTCAATAGACAGAGACTTTTCAGAAAACAACCCATTTAATtccatattaaaaataaaatataaggcATAAGCACATAAAATACTGTGTGCTGATTAGTGATGCATGTAAGACGCATAATAAGAGTTAGCAAATAACCAAGTCCAATATGCTTTGAGCCTCTTTCCTCAAAGTAGAAAAATTTGCACGAGCCAGTTCTGCCTGTTCTTTGTCAATCTGGGGGATATAGAGAAAAATGCAATTATGAAGAGTTAATCCGTCGCCAGATTGAAATACTGTACATTATTTGCAAATGTTTAAGAAATTATACCTTTGGGAGATCAATATATTCACTATCTTGTTCACTGAGCAGCAAGAATTGAAGAACTGAGGTTGGAACATCAGGATCAACCACATTCAAACAATACTGGAAATAGCTAAGAAGCAAGGCATATTGGCTGTACAAATACATGCAAAAGTAAGTTTGCTGGCGAAAAAAATACAAAGCCTACCAATCAGAATCAATTACAGAATGTGTAACATACCGTCTTCTAAGAGCTTCTGATGATTCATTTCTAAGAATTGCCATGATAAGCTTAAACAATATGGTCAAGCAAGCAccatttgataattgtttaacCACAATAAGATCAAGGCATGTTATACTGTCAGAACTTAGACTTCCTGGGAACATAAACCTTTCATCTCGCAGCTTAGCCATGCATGTCAATCCTACCTGAGGGACACTCCATGTatgtaaaaataaatcataactGGATATATTGCATATAAAACAGAACAACTTGCAATCCCCGTGAGACAGACAAACAAATAACGATTTATAGAAACAATTCTGATCAATAGTAAAACCCGCCCAGTTTTGACCCTGCCCGCCATCAACCCATCTAAAGCATGGTGGGTGGGCCAACTTAGGTAGGAGGATTGTAACTCCCACCCCGCCCATCAGCGGGTTGAGCCatcaataaagaaaatatttgacattttcatctcaataaaataataatattaaataattatccctccatcccaaaataatTGACCTACTTGGTTATTCACACATTAAGAAAAGTGTATAAatgtgagagagagaatagTATTTTTACTAAAGTAACCTTAATAGGTATTGATGTATTTAAAACTACCATAGATGAAAACCTGAAGATGTTGAATTAGGAGagatgtaaatagtattaattagagGGTAGAATTGGAAAGAAGTAATTAATGGtgtattgaaaattgaaaaggtCAATTATTTTGGGGCAAATTCTTTTTGCAAAAAGGCAAATTgttttgggacgaagggagtgTCTCATTTAAGGATAGCTATAAATAAAGGTTTTATGAGCACGTAAAAATGCTTAGACAGAAACAGTCACCACTATCTTGAATGTTGGTTGGGGTTTGGTTCTCTCAAGAACAAATGTTTAAGTGAAATCATTATTAGCAAGAATATGGTCCGTAAGCAGTAACAGACTGTATTTAGTtacttttaagaaaaatatgacTCCGGATTATTACTCAGAACAACAGGAAAAGAGTGTTATCTACATACAAAGCCGTAACCCTAACTGTTCATTGGGTTAATGGACCACAAcgtaaaacaaatataatagacccatataaaaaaataaataacagtTTTTCAGTGGATTAAATGTGATGGACCAACTTGAGTGGCCGAGTTCAAAACTTCAACTCTCCCCACCTAAAATAGAAGGTTAAACGGGCTGGTCCGCCATGCTCAACCCGTTTCACCATGCCTCATTAGAAGGGCTAGATGCAAagcaggaaaaaaaattaaaacaaaaaaaataaacacttaGTCTTTGGTTAACAATCAGATCTATACTCAAACATAACAAAGGAAACAAACATTCTCCAAATAATTACTAATAACCCCATAATTTTGGGATTTAATCAATACCCTGATACAGGAGTTCTACAATGGAATCAAACAAATTGGATACTTGAAGACTTCATCAACATTTCCACatgataaattatatattaacaTATTTACCTGTGATAATATGAATGCCATCTTCAGTGAACAGTCTGGAGAAGCAGATGCACTGAGAGACGCATCAAGGATCCTGAACATGCAATGAATTATGTAACAGTTACAACAAACGCAAAAATAATGAGAAGAGACACATGAGTAGTTGTAACTCATTTTATTATCACTAATACAGTAAAGTAACTCACCGAAAGAGAATTTCAGACCGATCTTCAAGCATTGCTAATCTTCTAGATGCAGAcacctttaaaaaaaatcacagagTTTAGAGAATTTAAGTCATAAAACATaagtatttgtcaaaaaaatatcagTAGATGTAAAGCGAGAACTGCACCTCAACAATCTGAGACCAGGCAGTCAACATATGTAGTTGTGAAGCTTGCTCTTCAAGATTTTTATTGTATTTCCATCCCCATCTCAGCAACTGTTGAATTGTCTCTCGTGCATCATTTAGCTCAACTTCACTGCCAAGATTACTCACCTGAAGATATGCagaattatatttctgaaaccAAAATGATTATAAATGACATCAACTCAAAAAGGAAATTAATATTGTAAAACTACAATTCCAGTAGTAGACTTGAGACTACTGAATTATCAATACTAGCAAGTGAACCAACCTGCCAAAGTTTGTCATGGAAGGAAGCAAGGTCAATTAGTCGGTCACCTCTCTCAGAATAATAGTAGACACCACCTTTTCCAGAATTTCCCAGTATGTCTTCTGCCTATAATATATCCAACCAAAAGCAGgaaagaaaatgatgaaaatagTCAAGGACTAAATTAGTGTCCAGAAGTTGTATTCCATATGAGGCGTGTTTAAAGGTTAGCATCTCACCAGCAAGTCATACTTCGTGCCGGCCATAGTATATGACAGCTTAGTAGTGGTATCTGGACATCTAAACTGGATGATTTCAAGCAATTCTAATACCTGAGTTTAAAAGGAAACAAATTTGATTAAGAGTATATAATCACTTGTATAGTAGAATTATGCACCTCCTATGTGATCACATTCAATGCACTCTTTTTTACTGAAATGACAATTGGTGCTACCAAAGCTTATCCCTATTTTCTAGTTTCCCACATATTTCTTCTCTCAGACTCTTCAACTACCATTATGTCATCTATAAAAAGCATGCATCACGGTGCCAACCCTTGGGTGTGTTCAATAAGTCTGCACAAAGTTGGCTCTACCAAGATGTTTAAAGTGAACTTTGTCCCGACCGCCAACTTATTCTCCGACCCTCATAATTTCTAACAACTTATGTTGCAATTGAGGCAACAATGATCGTCAAGGGGATGTCAACATGAAACCCCCTCCTTAAACATAGTTTCTATTAGTTAACAAGCAGATATTTGCTAGTAATTTTATTAACTCGCTTCTTAATTGATGGCAGTGCATTTAAATCATAATAGACAATATAAAATCCAATATATGCATGTGTAAGAACTAAGTAGTAAGACCATAACATAAAAGGAACCATGAAACAATTAATGACCATCAGTACCTTATTCTTACTAACAGTTCTATAATCAGCATTTCCAGAATTATCGTGAAGTGAAAATGGATATATGGCCTGGTCTTCATCAATTCCAGTTGTACCTTGTCCAAAAATATTAGAAAGGATTGTCTGACAAGTGTCTCTATGGTTGGAACTACTAACATCACCAGCATGTAGCTCAACTGCTAAAAGTTTTAAGAGCCATGCTCTCTGTGAAAGGCAAAGCAAAGAAATATGTGAAGTTAATAATGGTTCGAAATACACTATAAAATCATACATGTGTTAGAAAATACTATGAAATAAATTCATTTAACACAGATCACACAACTTATATTTATAATGGTGTAACAATAAATTCATTTAATGCCTAATTGATTAGTAACAGGTTTGCTTAGTCAAGGAACATTAACAAGTGATCTAGAAAATTGTACAATCTAGAAATATTAACAGGTTTGCTTAATTTTAACAGTAACTTTAAATAGAGCATGGGTTTTATAATGTATGGGTATCAAAGATGTAGGAGGAAAATACCTGATGAAGGGAACTAATACGAAGCGGCTGGTTGTTGTTACGTTTAGGAAGTGGAGCAATGCCAATTGTGTCAAGGTGCTGCATTGTGTAGGAAGGGAAAAGTTACAGAGAAATATCTCCAGGATAATTAACACCAACCTTAAACTAGGATAACAGCATAAAGATGCCCAAGTTCATTGAAATTTGTTACCTTGACAAAGAATCCATACTTTTTATTTGACAACAGATCCATTGTAGGAGCAGATGTAAATGGATCAATGCACAACTCATAAAGAAGCTGCATCAAACAAAAAGTCAATATTCCTTCTAAAAGTCAGTACAAATGCATGGAAAAAATGCAAAATTCTAActctattaatattttttatatgttacGCAACAGATCAACTACACCTGACCTGAAAACTAAATTCATGAAGTAATGCATTTAAATCTGGCTTCAAAAGCTTCTCCAGAATATCAAGAATAACCTTCATGCAACTGCACATAACATTTTAAGAGTACGGTTATATTTAATAGAATCAAGATATTAAAATAGAAACAGACTGTAGACAATACCTGTAATAAAATTTAGGCTGTAAAACTGTCCGCTCAACAGGCGTATCTAGATCAAATTTAAGTAGTAAATGAGTGATATTTGGAGCTGGCCGACTGATGTTGTCAATTAGAAGCTGAAAACGTATAGAAGGTAGATATAAACAGCATTTTAAgatgaaataaaagaaaagatagGAAACATATAAATGGAAGGGGTGAAGACGAACTTGCAGAATAAGAATGCCAggatcattattatttttattattattattttcaacattCTGAGATTCTTCTGACCGTGCCTCAAGGCAGGCTGCATAATCTTCTA
This genomic interval from Trifolium pratense cultivar HEN17-A07 linkage group LG6, ARS_RC_1.1, whole genome shotgun sequence contains the following:
- the LOC123890205 gene encoding nuclear pore complex protein NUP205 isoform X5 yields the protein MVSPKQLLSTLESALLGSSPPTPSQRVEVLHAIRTSLQSFQSLLSYPPPKPSDRSQVQSKSIRLQDSSLITLDDQDVQIALKLSDDLHLNEVDCVRLLVSANQEWGLMGREPLEILRLAAGLWYTERRYLITSVHLLLRAVVLDQGLEDDILVDIQKYLEDVINSGLRQRLISLIKELNREEPSGVGGPQCERYVIDSRGSLVERQSVVSRERLILGHCLVLSVLVVRTSPKDVKDLFSILKDSASEVSQSNIAIKHQITFSLLFALVIAFVSDGLSTVPDKASVLSSNTSFRHEFHELVMATGNDPIVEGFAGGIRLAWVVHLMLIQEGVAARETVSSASSNEMSYLSQCLEVVFSNNVFQFLLEKVLRTAAFQTEDEDMIYMYNAYLHKLITCFLSNPLARDKIKESKEKVMSVLSPYRVVGSHDFAQNSSSISQQGTETGSLPFNSILDFVSEVYLKEPELLLGNDALWTFVNFAGEDHTNFQTLVAFLNMLSTLASSHEGASKVHELLQGKAFRSIGWSTLFECLTIYDEKFKQSLQTAGAMLPEIQEGDAKALVAYLNVLKKVVENGNPIERKNWFPDIEPLFKLLSYENVPPYLKGALRNAIATFIHVSPVLKDSIWTFLEQYDLPVVVGPEAQGSPSMGTQVYDMQFELNEIEARREQYPSTVSFLNLINALIAEERDLTDRGRRFIGIFRFIYDHVFGPYPQRAYADPCEKWQLVGACLKHFHMILTMYDIKEEDYEGVVDQSRLSTTKESSSLQTQLPVLELLKDFMSGKTVFRNIMSILLPGVNSIIAERSSQIHGQYLENAVQLSLEIIILVFEKDLLLSDYWRPLYQPLDIILSHDHNQIVALLEYVRYDFQPQVQQSSIKIMSILRHSIPFHFLILNLTECHSESAIDIFVLCGCSSRMVGLVQLLLKSNASNSLIEDYAACLEARSEESQNVENNNNKNNNDPGILILQLLIDNISRPAPNITHLLLKFDLDTPVERTVLQPKFYYSCMKVILDILEKLLKPDLNALLHEFSFQLLYELCIDPFTSAPTMDLLSNKKYGFFVKHLDTIGIAPLPKRNNNQPLRISSLHQRAWLLKLLAVELHAGDVSSSNHRDTCQTILSNIFGQGTTGIDEDQAIYPFSLHDNSGNADYRTVSKNKVLELLEIIQFRCPDTTTKLSYTMAGTKYDLLAEDILGNSGKGGVYYYSERGDRLIDLASFHDKLWQVSNLGSEVELNDARETIQQLLRWGWKYNKNLEEQASQLHMLTAWSQIVEVSASRRLAMLEDRSEILFRILDASLSASASPDCSLKMAFILSQVGLTCMAKLRDERFMFPGSLSSDSITCLDLIVVKQLSNGACLTILFKLIMAILRNESSEALRRRQYALLLSYFQYCLNVVDPDVPTSVLQFLLLSEQDSEYIDLPKIDKEQAELARANFSTLRKEAQSILDLVIKDATHGSEPGKTISLYVLDALICIDHERYFLSQLQSRGFLRSCLNAISNISNQDGGLSLDSLQRACTFEAVLAVLLRISHKYGKSGAQVLFTMGILEHLSSGRATNLQGGLRWVETRLRRDMAVDIDRQRMIITPVLRLVFSLTSLVDTSDYMEVKNKIVREVVDFVKGHQSLFDQVLRLEIAEADELRMEQINLVVGILSKVWPYEESDEHGFVQGLFGLMNVLFSRDSNSKVLGFPRSRVSPENQRSSELQIFKLCFSLSSYLYFLVTKKSLRLQSSDASSNYPTSVGFQQPTLSLLNSLLTSATNALERAAEEKSLLLNKIRDINELSRQEVDEIISMCVRQESVSSSDNIQKRRYIAMVEMCRVVSCTDQLIVLLLPLSEHVLNIFLIHLQDCSDAFESTMTTKTITYGATYDPQQDFALLCGQLVPTLERLESLSEEKLGHNLKVFCRLATSAKEIAIQKMV